A region from the Streptomyces lydicus genome encodes:
- a CDS encoding YHYH protein — MYGVLRSVAMAAGAVSALLAPSMAPAGSGAVAAVAPHPVRAADDVPGGQDGTLITRLRTPSTGTSIASPARDTLFACKGGTLTRPDRPWIDAHGVIDVLKRPFVSGTMHWHKDLRVTTTATTRRFQGNGLPGHPTGRFPVQKGTPAYPYYAQIPAHGYPSAAEIPIKPWDLDVTVPRDPSPQAQPTCIDQLTTGMALAGGTFHLEVATDAEDRPVDPNAALPLDRCWGHPYDTQYHYHGPSQTCFDSKLSHGSANPRSPHSPLVGYAIDGFGVFGPRGEDGKIVTNRDLDVCHGHTHAIMWDGKRVVMYHYHLNGEYPYSIGCFRGTPVTVPGSGHGWH; from the coding sequence ATGTACGGCGTGCTCAGATCCGTTGCCATGGCGGCCGGTGCCGTCTCGGCGCTGCTGGCTCCCTCGATGGCCCCGGCCGGCTCCGGGGCCGTGGCGGCGGTCGCGCCTCATCCCGTACGGGCGGCCGACGACGTACCAGGCGGCCAAGACGGCACCCTCATCACCCGCCTGCGCACACCCTCCACCGGCACATCGATCGCCTCCCCCGCGCGCGACACCCTCTTCGCCTGCAAAGGAGGCACCCTCACCCGGCCCGACCGCCCGTGGATCGACGCGCACGGCGTGATCGACGTACTCAAGCGCCCGTTCGTGTCGGGGACCATGCACTGGCACAAGGACCTGCGGGTGACGACGACCGCGACCACGAGGCGCTTCCAGGGCAACGGCCTCCCCGGCCATCCCACCGGGCGCTTCCCTGTCCAGAAGGGCACCCCCGCCTACCCGTACTACGCGCAGATTCCCGCGCACGGGTACCCCAGCGCCGCCGAGATCCCCATCAAGCCGTGGGACCTCGACGTCACCGTTCCGCGCGATCCGTCCCCCCAGGCGCAGCCCACCTGCATCGACCAGCTGACGACCGGGATGGCGCTGGCGGGCGGCACCTTCCACCTGGAGGTGGCCACCGACGCGGAGGACCGGCCGGTCGACCCCAACGCGGCGCTGCCGCTGGACCGCTGCTGGGGCCATCCGTACGACACGCAGTACCACTACCACGGCCCCTCGCAGACCTGCTTCGACAGCAAGCTTTCGCACGGGTCCGCGAATCCCCGTTCCCCGCACTCACCGCTCGTGGGTTACGCCATCGACGGCTTCGGGGTCTTCGGGCCGCGCGGCGAGGACGGAAAGATCGTCACGAACCGGGATCTGGACGTCTGCCACGGTCACACCCACGCGATCATGTGGGACGGCAAGAGGGTCGTCATGTACCACTACCACCTCAACGGCGAGTATCCATACTCCATCGGATGCTTCCGGGGGACGCCGGTGACGGTGCCCGGGTCGGGGCACGGCTGGCACTAG
- a CDS encoding MarR family transcriptional regulator has protein sequence MCLFADLVRCETRLYNALNDRLRERHGIVTWQFEFLRFLRDRPGSRVADLSAEFAIGIGATSKGIDRLEKKAWVIRRTNLSELRSALERGQIGLPTG, from the coding sequence GTGTGCCTCTTCGCCGATCTCGTCCGCTGCGAGACGCGCCTCTACAACGCACTGAACGACCGTCTTCGCGAGCGGCACGGGATCGTCACCTGGCAGTTCGAGTTCCTGCGCTTCCTCCGCGACCGCCCCGGGTCCCGGGTGGCCGACCTCTCCGCCGAGTTCGCCATCGGGATCGGCGCGACCAGCAAGGGCATCGACCGCCTGGAGAAGAAGGCATGGGTCATACGGCGGACCAACCTTTCGGAGCTACGCTCCGCGCTCGAACGCGGCCAGATCGGCCTGCCCACAGGCTGA
- a CDS encoding DUF397 domain-containing protein translates to MSSEYDLSTATWHKSSYSGGSGGNCLEIATWHKSSHSGGEGGNCLEVATWRKSTHSDGSGGDCLEVSDDHPGIVPVRDSKDPHGPALAFRAPAWEAFIEGIKSSSL, encoded by the coding sequence GTGAGTAGTGAGTACGACCTGAGCACCGCCACGTGGCACAAGTCCAGCTACAGCGGTGGCAGCGGCGGAAACTGCCTCGAAATCGCCACCTGGCACAAGTCCAGCCACAGCGGCGGCGAAGGTGGCAACTGCCTAGAGGTTGCCACCTGGCGGAAGTCCACCCACAGCGACGGCAGCGGCGGCGACTGCCTAGAAGTCTCCGACGACCACCCCGGCATCGTGCCCGTCCGGGATTCCAAGGACCCGCACGGTCCGGCGCTCGCGTTCCGGGCACCGGCGTGGGAAGCGTTCATCGAGGGCATCAAGTCCAGCTCCCTGTAG
- a CDS encoding GNAT family N-acetyltransferase, with the protein MTDLGSVAWPPAPIGTERLVLREPEARDRAAFIELLASPEVHTYLGGPRPRDELERKLPEVPERWPGSFVVELDGAMIGQILLRRAPEHHRPAAAGKADLGYLFLPRAWGFGYAAEACAAALDWFDSVLPGEPVVLATQTANVGSMRLAAKLGFTKVERFRAWDADQWLGLRAPITHSD; encoded by the coding sequence ATGACTGATCTCGGATCCGTTGCCTGGCCGCCTGCACCGATCGGGACCGAGAGGCTCGTGCTCCGTGAGCCCGAGGCCCGGGACCGTGCGGCGTTCATCGAGCTGCTGGCGTCTCCAGAGGTGCACACCTACCTCGGTGGCCCCCGCCCGCGTGACGAGCTTGAGCGCAAGTTGCCCGAGGTGCCCGAACGGTGGCCCGGGAGCTTCGTCGTCGAGCTCGACGGGGCGATGATCGGCCAGATCCTGCTCAGGAGAGCGCCGGAGCACCATCGCCCGGCTGCCGCGGGGAAGGCCGATCTCGGCTACCTGTTCCTGCCACGGGCGTGGGGGTTCGGGTATGCCGCCGAAGCATGCGCTGCGGCACTCGACTGGTTCGACAGCGTCCTTCCCGGCGAGCCGGTGGTGCTCGCCACCCAGACCGCCAACGTCGGCTCGATGCGCCTCGCGGCAAAGCTGGGGTTCACCAAAGTAGAACGCTTCCGGGCCTGGGACGCCGATCAGTGGCTCGGCCTGCGGGCCCCGATCACGCACTCCGATTGA
- a CDS encoding NADP-dependent oxidoreductase, producing MFAVQYHRYGGSGVLAVEEAEEPHAGPGQVRIAVRATGVTPADWYLRAGLLQDFVSLGFPHIPGVDAAGIVDEVGEGVTGTAVGDAVFGLVPFADQGGAAAEYAVLEAWAPKPRSWSFGEAGGAAGNIDAATRVLEALDAVEGMTLLIEGAAGGVGTITAQLARARGLTVIGTAGEGNHGFLEALGVVPVTYGPGLADRLAALAPRGVDVVLDAAGKGSLAELVAIAGDPHRVVTIADFDAARHGVRFSRSEAGESPGWAGLPLAADLADQGRLTVPLHAVFPLKETAAAHDASAAGHARGKIIITVP from the coding sequence GTGTTTGCTGTGCAGTACCACCGCTATGGCGGTTCCGGGGTTCTTGCCGTCGAAGAGGCCGAGGAGCCGCACGCCGGTCCCGGTCAGGTCCGCATCGCCGTGCGTGCCACCGGCGTCACCCCTGCCGACTGGTACCTGCGTGCAGGGCTGTTGCAGGACTTCGTCTCCCTGGGCTTCCCCCACATACCGGGCGTGGATGCCGCGGGCATCGTCGACGAGGTGGGGGAGGGGGTGACCGGCACCGCCGTGGGAGATGCGGTCTTCGGCCTCGTTCCCTTCGCGGACCAGGGCGGCGCCGCGGCCGAGTACGCCGTGCTGGAGGCATGGGCGCCCAAGCCCCGGTCGTGGTCCTTCGGGGAAGCGGGTGGCGCCGCGGGCAATATCGACGCGGCCACGCGCGTACTGGAAGCCCTGGACGCCGTCGAGGGCATGACCTTGTTGATCGAGGGCGCCGCCGGCGGTGTCGGTACCATCACCGCGCAACTCGCCCGGGCCCGCGGCCTCACCGTGATCGGCACCGCCGGCGAGGGCAATCACGGTTTTCTGGAGGCGCTCGGCGTCGTACCGGTCACCTACGGGCCGGGACTGGCCGATCGCCTTGCCGCACTGGCTCCGCGCGGTGTCGACGTGGTTCTGGACGCGGCCGGCAAGGGCTCCCTTGCGGAACTGGTGGCCATCGCCGGCGACCCGCATCGCGTCGTGACCATCGCGGACTTCGACGCCGCTCGGCACGGAGTGCGGTTCTCCCGCTCCGAGGCAGGAGAGTCACCGGGCTGGGCAGGACTGCCGTTGGCGGCGGACCTGGCCGATCAGGGCCGCCTCACCGTCCCACTGCACGCCGTGTTCCCGCTGAAGGAGACGGCCGCGGCCCATGACGCCAGCGCCGCCGGCCATGCACGAGGCAAGATCATCATTACCGTGCCCTGA
- a CDS encoding PTS transporter subunit EIIC codes for MTEDKNRATAAALLPLVGGAENLTSIAHCMTRLRLGVRDRSLVQDEALKALPAVMGVVEDDTYQIVLGPGTVARVTPEVERLVEQARTTDPAPERAAGAPETGAPEAVTPETGEAKAGEAKAGAPEAVAPTAVPRVVTPTATTAEELAAQGAALKARQKSRNATPVKLFLRRIANIFVPLIPALIGCGIVAGINGLLANLGWLPSVVPALAAIASGFMSLIAVFVGYQTAKEFGGTPVLGGAVAAIIVFPGIAHVTAFGQKLAPGQGGVLGALAAALLAVQVEKCCRNGVFPGRAKTRKTRRWGKVPEALDVLLTPTLTVLVTGLVTIFGLMFVAGEVSTAIGTFATWLLAHGGAFAGFVLGGLFLPLVMLGLHQALIPIHTTLIEQQGYTVLLPILAMAGAGQVGTALAVYLQLPRNRSIRTTIKSALPAGFLGVGEPLIYGVSLPLGRPFITACIGGACGGGFIGLFNQLGDAVGSTAIGPSGWALFPLVKGNQPVTTTLVVYALGLAVGYLTGFLATYFFGFNKQLRADLNTDPMDPTDSKNPKDPSAPDTPAPHPSQTVDPAPTGGPTTPNTQGTPTTPNTQGTPTTPGAPAGLGTR; via the coding sequence ATGACCGAAGACAAGAACCGCGCCACCGCCGCCGCGCTCCTCCCTCTCGTCGGCGGCGCCGAGAACCTCACCTCCATCGCCCACTGCATGACCCGGCTCCGCCTGGGCGTCCGGGACCGCTCCCTGGTCCAGGACGAAGCCCTCAAGGCGCTCCCGGCCGTCATGGGCGTGGTCGAGGACGACACGTACCAGATCGTGCTGGGCCCCGGAACGGTCGCCCGGGTCACCCCCGAGGTCGAGCGCCTGGTCGAGCAGGCCCGCACCACGGACCCGGCCCCGGAACGGGCGGCCGGAGCGCCGGAGACCGGAGCACCGGAGGCCGTGACTCCGGAGACCGGAGAGGCGAAGGCCGGAGAGGCAAAGGCCGGAGCCCCGGAAGCCGTAGCGCCAACCGCCGTCCCTCGGGTCGTCACACCCACCGCCACCACCGCCGAGGAACTGGCCGCCCAGGGCGCCGCCCTCAAGGCCCGGCAGAAGTCCCGGAACGCCACCCCGGTGAAGCTGTTCCTGCGCCGGATCGCCAATATCTTCGTCCCGCTGATCCCGGCCCTGATCGGCTGCGGCATCGTCGCCGGTATCAACGGCCTGCTGGCCAACCTCGGCTGGCTGCCGTCCGTCGTCCCGGCGCTGGCCGCCATCGCCTCCGGCTTCATGTCCCTCATCGCCGTCTTCGTCGGCTACCAGACCGCCAAGGAGTTCGGCGGCACGCCGGTCCTCGGCGGCGCGGTCGCCGCGATCATCGTCTTCCCGGGCATCGCCCACGTCACGGCCTTCGGCCAGAAGCTCGCCCCGGGCCAGGGCGGAGTACTCGGCGCACTCGCCGCGGCGCTGCTCGCCGTCCAGGTGGAGAAGTGCTGTCGCAATGGGGTCTTCCCCGGCCGGGCGAAGACGAGGAAGACAAGAAGGTGGGGAAAGGTCCCCGAGGCGCTGGACGTGCTGCTCACTCCCACCCTGACCGTGCTGGTCACGGGCCTGGTCACGATCTTCGGCCTGATGTTCGTCGCGGGCGAGGTCTCCACCGCCATCGGGACCTTCGCCACCTGGCTGCTGGCCCACGGCGGGGCCTTCGCCGGCTTCGTCCTGGGCGGTCTCTTCCTCCCCCTCGTGATGCTGGGCCTCCACCAGGCCCTGATCCCGATCCACACCACCCTCATCGAGCAGCAGGGCTACACCGTCCTGCTCCCGATCCTCGCCATGGCGGGCGCGGGCCAGGTCGGCACCGCCCTCGCCGTCTACCTCCAGCTCCCCCGCAACCGCTCGATCCGTACGACCATCAAGTCCGCCCTCCCGGCAGGCTTCCTGGGCGTCGGCGAACCTCTGATCTACGGCGTCTCGCTCCCCCTGGGCCGCCCCTTCATCACCGCCTGCATCGGCGGCGCCTGCGGCGGCGGCTTCATCGGCCTCTTCAACCAACTCGGCGACGCCGTCGGCTCCACCGCCATCGGCCCCTCGGGCTGGGCCCTGTTCCCGCTGGTCAAGGGCAACCAGCCCGTCACCACCACCCTCGTCGTCTACGCCCTGGGCCTGGCCGTCGGCTACCTCACCGGCTTCCTCGCCACCTACTTCTTCGGCTTCAACAAACAACTGCGGGCAGACCTGAACACGGACCCCATGGACCCCACGGACTCCAAGAACCCCAAGGACCCCAGCGCCCCCGACACCCCCGCTCCCCACCCCTCGCAGACCGTCGATCCCGCACCCACCGGAGGCCCAACCACACCGAACACGCAGGGCACGCCCACCACACCGAATACGCAGGGCACGCCCACCACACCGGGCGCGCCGGCCGGCCTGGGGACACGCTGA
- a CDS encoding MurR/RpiR family transcriptional regulator translates to MSSSVKETFKDAAVETRPAPAPPAPAALAAKVRTLAPTMTRSMQRVAETVASDPAGCAALTVTGLAERTGTSEATVVRTSRLLGYPGYRDLRLALAALAAQQAAGGAPAVTADIAVDDSLVEVVAKLAQEEQQCLADTAAALDVTQLEAAVAALAGARRIDVYGIGASNLVGQDLAQKLLRIGLIAHAHADPHLAVTNAVQMRTGDVALAITHSGRTTDVIEPLRVAFDHGATTIAITGRPDGEIASYADYILTTSTARESELRPAAMSSRTSQLLVVDCLFIGVAQRTYETAAPALSASYEALAHRHSPRHIQR, encoded by the coding sequence GTGAGCAGCAGCGTGAAGGAAACTTTCAAGGACGCGGCCGTCGAGACCCGACCGGCCCCGGCCCCACCCGCCCCCGCCGCACTGGCCGCCAAGGTCCGCACCCTCGCCCCGACGATGACCCGCTCCATGCAGCGGGTCGCCGAGACCGTGGCGAGCGACCCGGCCGGCTGTGCCGCCCTCACCGTCACCGGCCTCGCGGAGCGCACGGGCACCAGCGAAGCCACCGTCGTACGGACGTCCCGGCTGCTCGGCTACCCGGGCTATCGCGACCTGCGGCTCGCCCTCGCCGCGCTCGCCGCGCAGCAGGCGGCCGGCGGCGCGCCCGCGGTGACCGCCGACATAGCGGTCGACGACTCCCTCGTCGAGGTCGTCGCGAAGCTCGCGCAGGAGGAACAGCAGTGCCTGGCCGACACCGCCGCGGCACTGGACGTCACCCAGCTCGAAGCCGCCGTCGCCGCGCTCGCCGGGGCCCGCCGCATCGATGTCTACGGCATCGGGGCCTCCAACCTCGTCGGCCAGGACCTCGCCCAGAAGCTGCTGCGCATCGGCCTGATCGCGCATGCGCACGCGGACCCCCATCTGGCCGTGACGAACGCGGTGCAGATGCGGACCGGTGACGTCGCCCTCGCGATCACGCACTCCGGGCGGACCACCGATGTCATAGAGCCGCTGCGGGTGGCCTTCGACCACGGCGCGACCACCATCGCCATCACCGGCCGCCCGGACGGCGAGATCGCCTCCTACGCCGACTACATCCTCACCACGTCCACGGCCCGCGAGAGCGAGCTGCGACCGGCCGCGATGTCGTCCAGGACGAGCCAGCTGCTGGTCGTGGACTGCCTGTTCATAGGGGTCGCGCAGCGTACGTACGAGACCGCTGCCCCGGCGCTCTCCGCCTCCTACGAGGCCCTTGCCCACCGCCACTCACCACGCCACATCCAGCGCTGA
- a CDS encoding HD domain-containing protein has translation MTSVSRTADTTDPAQELRQRWAVTVAKARGTKNPTAPDPAPYADNLLSRWSEPQRRYHTVGHLTAVLYRIDELAQHADDLATVQLAAWFHDAVYRPDRSENEERSAALAERALPELGIGPARTAEVARLVRLTVTHDPAPDDPDGEVLCDADLAVLAGSPDEYAAYAAAVRAEYSFVPDPDFLAGRSAILSQLLALPRLFRTPRGYDRWEHLARRNLMTELDLLRGT, from the coding sequence ATGACCTCCGTGTCCCGTACGGCAGACACCACCGACCCGGCGCAGGAGCTGCGGCAGCGATGGGCCGTGACCGTCGCCAAGGCCCGCGGCACCAAGAACCCCACCGCACCCGACCCCGCCCCGTACGCGGACAACCTCCTGTCCCGCTGGAGCGAACCGCAACGCCGCTACCACACCGTCGGCCATCTGACCGCGGTCCTCTACCGCATCGACGAACTGGCGCAGCACGCCGACGACTTGGCCACCGTCCAGCTGGCGGCCTGGTTCCACGACGCCGTCTACCGCCCGGACCGCTCCGAGAACGAGGAGCGCAGCGCGGCCCTCGCCGAACGCGCCCTGCCCGAGCTGGGCATCGGCCCGGCCCGCACGGCCGAGGTCGCCCGCCTGGTGCGGCTCACCGTCACCCATGACCCGGCGCCCGACGACCCCGACGGCGAGGTGCTGTGCGACGCCGACCTCGCCGTGCTCGCCGGCTCCCCCGACGAGTACGCGGCCTACGCCGCCGCGGTCCGTGCCGAGTACTCCTTCGTGCCCGACCCCGACTTCCTCGCCGGCCGCTCGGCCATCCTGTCCCAACTCCTCGCCCTACCCCGCCTGTTCCGCACCCCCCGCGGCTACGACCGCTGGGAACACCTCGCCCGCCGCAACCTCATGACGGAGCTGGATCTGCTGCGCGGGACGTAG
- a CDS encoding transporter substrate-binding domain-containing protein has protein sequence MTTHAATHAPAHTPTHAPGDAPGDAIRHSSHSRTVPLAALLTLAALTATACGASEPPSLFAHGRTSVGTKNDQPGTGVVHVYKFSGFDITVTRQVLKAVGAEPDFGIVPSEDRSTVLTEKKKDLVAATFSITADRMKKLDFAGPYASTFQGIMVRKNDNRIRKPEDLVGKRVCAWPGTTSFTTLDSPAYQRIQLYQAPDASSCIRDLKETKFADAVSTDQMILYGFTQENPDLKVVPGLTYGSANRYGIAMAKGHRQDCLKLRDALRDYVTDNTWNQDFSTSLWSIPKADPRWETNYKPSVATIDSLSCHDEPQP, from the coding sequence ATGACCACTCACGCAGCCACTCACGCACCCGCTCACACACCCACTCACGCACCCGGAGACGCACCCGGAGACGCAATCCGCCACTCCAGCCACAGCCGCACCGTCCCGCTCGCGGCGCTCCTCACCCTCGCCGCCCTGACCGCCACCGCCTGCGGCGCCTCGGAGCCGCCCTCGCTCTTCGCGCACGGCAGGACATCGGTCGGCACGAAGAACGACCAGCCGGGCACCGGCGTCGTCCACGTCTACAAGTTCTCCGGTTTCGACATCACCGTCACCCGACAGGTCCTCAAGGCGGTCGGCGCCGAGCCGGACTTCGGGATCGTGCCGTCGGAGGACCGCAGCACCGTGCTCACCGAGAAGAAGAAAGACCTGGTCGCCGCGACGTTCTCGATCACCGCCGACCGTATGAAGAAGCTGGACTTCGCCGGACCGTACGCCTCCACCTTCCAGGGCATCATGGTCCGCAAGAACGACAACCGCATCCGCAAACCCGAAGACCTCGTCGGCAAGCGCGTCTGTGCCTGGCCCGGGACGACCTCCTTCACGACACTGGACAGCCCGGCGTACCAGCGGATACAGCTCTACCAGGCCCCGGACGCCTCCAGCTGCATCAGGGATCTCAAGGAGACGAAGTTCGCCGACGCGGTCTCCACCGACCAGATGATCCTCTACGGCTTCACCCAGGAGAACCCGGATCTCAAGGTCGTCCCGGGCCTCACCTACGGCTCCGCCAACCGCTACGGCATCGCCATGGCCAAGGGCCACCGCCAGGACTGCCTGAAGCTGCGGGACGCCCTGCGGGACTACGTCACCGACAACACCTGGAACCAGGACTTCTCCACGTCCCTCTGGTCCATCCCCAAGGCCGACCCCAGGTGGGAGACCAACTACAAGCCGAGCGTCGCGACGATCGACTCCCTCTCGTGCCACGACGAGCCCCAGCCCTGA
- a CDS encoding helix-turn-helix domain-containing protein, giving the protein MPGPKPLDPSSSPRAMLGAELRHKREEAGLTQEELGKPLFVSGSFIGQLEAGTRRMQMEYAVKIDEILGTDGYFARNCEAATKSKYPDHFAEAAEAEAIATSIREYAPQLIPGLLQTKAYAWAVCRAYQPTAPDAVIEETVTARLERTRLLDHPTTPLLWVVLDEAVLRRKTGSPVVMAEALWHVVELVRKHRIIVQALPFSAGAHAALEGSLKLMAFADAPPLAYLDGLGTGQLLDDPATVARYELAYDLVGASALSPEASLALIESAAEAYSRE; this is encoded by the coding sequence ATGCCCGGACCCAAACCCCTCGACCCCTCCTCGTCCCCCCGCGCCATGCTCGGCGCAGAGTTACGCCACAAGCGCGAAGAGGCCGGTCTCACCCAGGAAGAACTCGGCAAGCCCCTCTTCGTCAGTGGGTCGTTCATCGGCCAGCTGGAGGCGGGAACACGGCGGATGCAGATGGAGTACGCCGTGAAGATCGACGAAATCCTCGGGACGGACGGCTACTTCGCCCGCAACTGCGAGGCCGCCACGAAGTCGAAGTATCCGGATCACTTCGCGGAGGCGGCGGAGGCAGAAGCCATCGCCACGTCGATCAGGGAGTACGCCCCGCAGCTGATCCCAGGACTGCTACAGACGAAGGCCTACGCGTGGGCGGTTTGCCGCGCCTACCAGCCAACGGCACCGGATGCCGTGATCGAGGAGACGGTCACGGCACGACTCGAACGGACACGCCTTCTCGACCATCCAACGACCCCATTGTTGTGGGTGGTGCTGGACGAGGCCGTGTTGCGCCGCAAGACCGGCAGCCCGGTGGTGATGGCGGAGGCGCTGTGGCACGTGGTGGAACTGGTCCGGAAGCACCGGATCATCGTGCAGGCGTTGCCGTTCTCAGCGGGCGCCCACGCCGCGTTGGAAGGCTCCCTGAAATTAATGGCGTTCGCTGACGCGCCACCGCTCGCGTACCTTGATGGTCTAGGCACAGGGCAGTTGCTGGACGACCCAGCAACGGTGGCGCGATACGAACTGGCCTACGATCTCGTGGGGGCCAGCGCATTGTCACCAGAAGCGTCACTGGCCCTGATCGAGTCAGCGGCGGAGGCATATTCCCGTGAGTAG
- a CDS encoding DUF4031 domain-containing protein → MAIYIDPPTWPGHGRMWSHLVSDHSFDELHDFAAGIGAPRRAFERDHYDLPAERYGDAVRAGAVEVGSKELLRRLTAAGLRRPKNRPAPRV, encoded by the coding sequence GTGGCGATCTATATCGATCCTCCCACCTGGCCCGGACACGGCCGGATGTGGTCACACCTGGTCAGCGACCACTCCTTCGACGAACTGCACGACTTCGCGGCGGGCATCGGCGCGCCCCGGCGGGCGTTCGAGCGCGACCACTACGACCTGCCGGCCGAGCGGTACGGCGATGCGGTGCGGGCCGGTGCCGTGGAGGTCGGCAGCAAGGAACTGCTGCGCCGCCTGACGGCCGCCGGGCTGCGCCGCCCCAAGAACCGGCCGGCGCCGCGGGTGTGA
- a CDS encoding pyridoxamine 5'-phosphate oxidase family protein: MSVSEPGREPATELDPDYSSEDATATGWPTAVGGMTEAEIFWLATVRPDGRPHVTPLLAVWSDGALHFCTGPGERKAKNLEANAHCVLTTSTAGGNDLHAGLDVVVEGDAVQVSDEPTLHRLAGLYTEKYGNDWHFDVRDGAFHSQGGGRAVVFRVEPVTAFGFGRGETYSQTRWTFDGGA; this comes from the coding sequence ATGTCCGTCAGCGAACCGGGCCGGGAGCCGGCCACCGAGCTCGACCCCGACTACAGCAGTGAGGACGCCACGGCGACCGGATGGCCCACGGCCGTCGGCGGTATGACCGAGGCGGAGATCTTCTGGCTCGCCACCGTCCGGCCCGACGGCCGCCCGCATGTCACCCCGCTGCTCGCCGTCTGGTCGGACGGCGCCCTCCACTTCTGCACCGGCCCCGGCGAACGCAAGGCCAAGAACCTCGAAGCCAACGCGCACTGCGTGCTGACGACCTCGACGGCCGGCGGCAACGATCTGCACGCCGGGCTCGATGTGGTGGTCGAGGGCGACGCGGTGCAGGTCAGCGACGAGCCGACGCTGCACCGGCTGGCCGGTCTGTACACCGAGAAGTACGGCAACGACTGGCATTTCGACGTCCGCGACGGCGCATTCCACAGCCAGGGCGGCGGCCGGGCCGTGGTCTTCCGCGTCGAGCCGGTCACGGCCTTCGGGTTCGGACGGGGAGAGACGTACAGCCAGACACGGTGGACGTTCGACGGCGGGGCGTAG
- the murQ gene encoding N-acetylmuramic acid 6-phosphate etherase has product MTSTADYAHLRAQLDTLTTEAFRPDLADIDRRSTLDIARTMNDEDATVPAAVARRLPEIAAAIDAIAARMARGGRLVYAGAGTAGRLGVLDASECPPTFNTDPSHVLGLIAGGPSAMITAVEGAEDSTKFAVEDLTGIGLTDLDTVVGISASGRTPYAIGAVEYARELGALTIGLSCNADSALAAAAEHGIEIVVGPELLTGSTRLKAGTAQKLVLNMLSTLTMIRLGKTYGNLMVDVRASNEKLRARSRRIVALATGATDTEIETALGITDGEVKNAILTLLGNVDGPTAARLLDAANGHLREALQAAKNR; this is encoded by the coding sequence ATGACCTCCACCGCCGACTACGCCCATCTGCGCGCCCAGTTGGACACCCTCACCACCGAAGCGTTCCGGCCCGACCTCGCGGACATCGACCGCCGCTCCACCCTGGACATCGCCCGCACGATGAACGACGAGGACGCCACCGTCCCCGCCGCCGTCGCCCGGCGGCTCCCCGAGATCGCCGCCGCCATCGACGCCATCGCCGCACGCATGGCCCGCGGCGGCCGGCTGGTCTACGCGGGCGCCGGCACGGCCGGCCGCCTCGGGGTGCTGGACGCCAGCGAATGCCCGCCGACCTTCAACACCGACCCCTCCCACGTCCTCGGCCTGATCGCGGGCGGGCCGTCCGCGATGATCACCGCCGTCGAGGGCGCCGAGGACAGTACAAAGTTCGCCGTCGAGGATCTGACCGGGATCGGCCTGACCGACCTGGACACCGTCGTCGGCATCTCCGCCTCCGGCCGCACGCCGTACGCGATCGGAGCCGTCGAGTACGCCCGCGAGCTGGGCGCCCTGACCATCGGCCTGTCCTGCAATGCCGATTCGGCGCTGGCCGCGGCCGCCGAGCACGGCATCGAGATCGTGGTCGGCCCGGAGCTGCTGACCGGCTCCACCCGGCTCAAGGCGGGCACCGCCCAAAAGCTCGTGCTCAACATGCTCTCGACCCTCACCATGATCCGCCTGGGCAAGACCTACGGGAATCTGATGGTGGACGTCCGCGCCTCCAACGAAAAGCTGCGGGCCCGCTCGCGCCGGATCGTCGCGCTCGCCACCGGCGCCACCGACACGGAGATCGAGACGGCGCTCGGCATCACGGACGGCGAGGTGAAGAACGCCATCCTCACCCTCCTCGGCAATGTCGACGGCCCCACCGCCGCCCGCCTTCTCGACGCCGCCAACGGTCATCTGCGCGAAGCCCTCCAGGCCGCCAAGAACCGCTGA